TCCAAGTCTCCACGCGTGCACGTGTGCACAAATGTGAACATACGTATGCACATACACGAACATGCAAAGATGGCCATGAGTTGGTATGGTGTAGGATACAAGAGCACTGTGGAGGGGTTTGTTATTCAAGGTTATGGTGGGCACAAAagctttctgtcttagttagggttttactgctgtgaacagacaccatgaccaaggcaactcttataaaaggacagcatttaattggggctggcttacaggttcagcccattatcatcaagatggaagcatggcaacatccaggcaggcagctgagagttctacatcttcatctgaaggctgctgtcagaatactggcttccaggcagctaggctgagggtcttatagcccacacccacagtgacacacctattccaacaaggccacaccttctacaagtgccactccctgggccaagcgtatacAAATCATAACTGTGGAGTATGACCAGTATTATGGGGTAGTATAATAGGATACAAGAGTGGTGTGGATTCCAAAAAATACCTAAGCTGAGGAGATAGGTGGATTATGCAGAGCAGAAGGGAGAAGTCATAGCAGTTAGAGGTAGTCACATGACTTGCAGCAAGCACTGGGGCCATGTGCTGCTCTAGCTGTGGGAGTGTGACAGGTGGAGTCAGGGTAATGTCAGCTTCCCATCAGTCTGAGAATTCAGTATCAGTGCTTCTTTGCCAATCCAAGTCAGTGATGGCTGAGACAGCGTTATCTAAGGGCGCCTGGCCACTTTCTGGGGGCTCAGTCAGGACTCAGGCTGTAGTCCTTTCCTGGTCACAGGGAGTTTCCTGTGCAGGCCACTTCCCTCTCAGCAAGCCCTGCCTGTGTCATGTGTCCTGCATAGCTGCATGGGCCAAACCCGGAGGTGACTGAAGCCAGGGCCTGTAGTGTGGCTAGAGCAAGAACTCAGGCCGGACCCTGTTTCCGTTAGGACAGCTTTCCCACAGAGCAGCACTTCTCCAcgttcctaacgctgtgaccctttaatacagatcctcatggtgtgatgacccccaaccacaaaattattgcATTGCtatttcctaactgtaattttcccACTGTTATAAACTGCACTGTGAATATCTGATAAGCGCTACCTCGGGCTGTGGGCCGCTGCTGCAGCTGACTTTGCTGGGGGCCTCATCAGGATCTTCATCCAGGGCACTGACTCACGCTTAACCCTCTACTCAGAACACAGAGCTGTTTGTTTGTGGATCATTTTGTCCTATGAAATGTTTTTCGAATACTTGGTGGTCAGTACACTGAGCCTTAAGTATTTACACAGTAGGCTTCTCTGCCTTTCTTAAGGGTTGAGCACAAATACTTAcacaatatattaaaaaaaccAAAGCTAGTTATTTATACTGGGACACTGGCCAAGCTGTCAGTCCTCAGCTGTCTAAGCCTGGATGTCTCCTGGCGGTGGCCGTCTCATGGTGGTGGTACTCGTTGTCCACCAGGCTCTCCTTGAGAAGATGGAGTCTGCTGGTGCAGACCTTCCATAGCTCTTCTCGTGCCCTGAGATCTCTCCCCAGTGCTGTCCTGTTAAGATCTTCTAAGTTgggctggtgggggtgggggtgagcaggtgaaggtacttgctgccaagtctgacaccCAAATTCAATTCCTGAGACTGGAAGGCTGGGAGAACCAGACCCTGTGACTTCTACACAAACACTGTGGCCCATGTGCCCTTACTTACAAATaaataagcttaaaaaaaaaaaaaaatcataggctggagagatggctcagcagttaagagcactgactgctcttgcagaggtcctgagttcaattcccagcaaccacatggtggctcacaaccatcggtaatctgatctgatgccctcttctggtgtgtctgaagactgaagacagctgcagtgtcgCACCTCCCCCTGCACCCCCCctgctagatcagcaaggaagactcgACAAAcaggatccttctcaacagcctttattgtagaagcactcttttagatttctgggagagacctcgaatgcccagaacgggctgcttatatacccccagccctgggggGAGATAAGCACATGGAGGTGCACAATTGGTCcatttgcagtgcttcattagcatacacatcagcataccccgcccaggagggggtgattggtcaggttcgtggtaccctagtggtacctcacttgcatgccccgtttgggaggggctggagccaaattccaaAGTGTTCAGTGTTCAGTCACCGTCAGATCTCTGGCGCTGTTTTAGTCAGCCGTCAGATCGGCGGCTTACACTGCAGTGcactcatagaaataaaaaataaataaatctttaaaaaaaaaaaaaaaaaaagaaaagaaagaaaaaaatcatttaaaattaccCAGCACATTGGATTCCATCTGGTGAGGTATTTGATGCTCTCAGTGTCCTGACAATGTCCTAACAGCCATCACAGCTTGACAGTTTTCAGGCCTGTGCTGCATTGCTTGCCAGACAAGGAACTCCCAGGGTGAGGAAtgccagaattgtccctgtcacTGGACACTTTCCTTTAATGCACCTCAGGAGATGCATCTGAGAAGATGCTGACATCCAGGCAGTGGTAACGTCACTATAAAATGGCCTTGTTAGATTACAGCTCCAAGTAGGTGTGAAGAACCAGTTAGAACTGCCTGTGTGTTACTTAACAGCCAGTCATTCACACTACAGAGGTGCATTTTTAGAAATTCTTACAAAGTGGATTTACAATGTGGCAGGCTGACAACAGATTGCTTTGCCACAGAACCAATGGATAACAAGTGTGCTTCGTGTCTTCATGAGCCAAAAGACACTTCAGCATAATTCACAGACACTAAGAGtcagtaaaattataaaaaagtgGAGTGTGACCAGTGTGCCGacaccagcaaccagcaacctgCAATAGGAGGGAAGTCCGGGGAACAGCCCAGCCCTCAGCAGGGTTGCTGCCGGCTGTATGCACAGGTATGTGTATGCATTCACCTGTGTAGCATGAGGGAGGGGAGCCCAGCCCTCAGCAGGGTTGCTGCCTGCCCACAGACTCACTGCTCAAATGAGAAAGACCCTGTGGAATAAGAAAGGGTAGCCACAGGGTTAGGGGTCCTGTGTCCCACGCTGCCACTGTTCCTGCTTCTCTCTGGAGCTGACAGAGACTTCATTTAGCTACCCTGGAAGAGTTGATTTTCTTGATATCAGTGGGGCTTAGAATCAGTGTCCCATTTCTGAATTTTCCAACTTGTCCAGCCCGTCCACTTGACAAAATGCTGGGAGCCGACTTCTTGGATCTCCTGTgttgaaagggagagaaagatgcCAAGCAGTTAGAGCAAAAAGCAGGGCTACAGACACTTCAGGAAGGTGTGGAACACTGTATCCAGGGTGACCTTTTCTCTCCACTCCATTCCTGACAGACGTCACCACACTGAAATGACCCCTGGCTCACCCCCGCAGTGTTCTCAAgctcctctgtggcctctctaCAGGACTCACCTGTCCTTCTGTCACTGAGGGACCCAGTGCTGCCACCACTCACCTGTCCTCCTGtgctctccctttcctcttctttctcctgaaaATGTCTGTCTCCCGTGCCTGCATTATAATTTAAGATAGTATGTCAGTAATGGATAGTGAATACTCAAAAATATAGCAATGGGCTTGTGACAAAAAGCCATATGAATGCCATGTATTTAAAACATCTTCAAGTTGGTATATTAAACAtaaaccaggggctggagagatggcttaccagttaagagcactggctgctcttctagaggtcctgagttcaactcccagcaaccaaaatggtggctcacaacatctatAACTGTATTCCCATGGGatgtgatgctttttttttttttgtctgataccctcttttgtcGTGcagatttatatacaaatatagcactcacatacataaaatacatacattaaaaaaaaaaagcatcaaccACAAAGTTTCACCTTCAACCCCGTGACAGGGTCTGGTGGAGAATACAGGTGACtctactcagaaggcagaggcatgagaCTGATAATTctaagccagtctgggctacatagtgagactctttcaCAAAAACCCAAGGACTTGGTTGTAGCTTCCCTCACTGCCAtgacctgtggaggacagggcTTCCTTGGGGCAACAGCTCGGCACCAACTGACAGACACTGTGGCAATGCCAATGCCACTGCCTCAAGGTCAGCCTTGCCTTACCCATGACCAGGCCAGATGCCTCTGCTGGCCGGATGAAGCTTGGCTGAGATAACCTGAGTGGGGAGGTCACCTATGGGGCAATGCTGGTGTCCTGACTGCTGGGCGAGCTGTGAGGGAGCACCAGCAGGCAGCCAGACCTGAGGCAGTCGGACCACACCTAccgttctctcttcttcttctgctgcGGTCTTCTTCTCTTTGATTTGTTTCTGCAAAACCTTGTAGTTCACGTAAGTATTTTTGGGAGGCtgaaaagaaggaataaagaCATCATCAGCTTCTATTCTGCAGTAATAAAAGAGCAGTCCCAGGGCCCCTGGGCTGTCCCTTTCCCCTAGGCCTGGCCACAGCGGCAGCCTCTCACCTTAGCGCCCAGCATGACAGCCCGCTCCCGTTCCAggactctttcctttcctttgccaTAGCCTGTGATCCCAAAGCGGTGCACTTCCAGCCGAGCCTGTGGGTGCACAGGTCAGACGCAGTGTGTCAGCTGTTCCCACACAGCCACTCAGCCACACTGGCCCCACAGAGCTGCTGTGTCTGAGGAAACCACCAGGCTCTTGAActgctgtgtctgtctgtctgtctctctctctctctctgtctctctctcagtgcGGCCTCCTTGTTCACCCTCATAGCTGGGATTCAGGTGGCACCCTGTACTCTGACTGGATGCTCTCTACCGGTCCATGCTGCCCACAGCAGGTCAGATGCAACTGTTTTCGGAAGTGGCAGTTAGCAGTGCCCAGTCTCAGGGGCTGACTCCCTCCTGCCCTTTTCTCAGACATCTTAGAAACCTGGGGTCCCGTGGACACCCTGGTGCTGGGAAATGACTAGCACTCAGTCACATGGCCACTGCAACACTAGGTCTGCCATTCCCCTGGCCTGGAGGCAGGACTTTGCAGAAAGCAGAGCTGCATTAAAGCTGTCAGTTCACAATCAACTCTATGAAAGCCTTAAGGAGGAACTAAAAGCTACCGCAAATGCTTACCTTTTCTAGGTTAAACTCTTGAATACCCACATCTTTCTCAAGGACCTTTGTTTTATtctgcaaagaaaacaaattcacaTTAGAAACTACCAATTAGCTAGGTacagcagcacacacctgtaatcccaggggaAAAGAGGCAGGGAAGTGGCTACtcctttgaggccagtctgggctacaccatgaaaccttgtctcaaaacaaacaacccaacaatTATTATCTATGTGTATAAAGTaaagatcaaaaacaaaacacccattccctcaaagaacaaaacagaaaatatcaaGTATTGTCGAAGATGCTGAGAAATACTAAATGGGGCAGCTGCAATGGACAAAGTGAGTCACCTCCTCAGAACAGAGAGACCAAGTATGCATACAACTATGTTGCTCCACCCTGCCAGGGGCTTGCAAAGGTATCTGTACACCAATGCTCACAACAGCTACAAGAGCACAAGAGCAACCCAGATGTATGCTGACAGATGAACAGGTTAAAATGTggtttatattcttttcttttttcttttttttttttttttttttttggtttttcgagacagggtttctctgtgtagtcctggctgtcctggaactcactctgtagaccaggctggcctcgaactcagaaatccacctgcctctgcctcccaagtgctgggattaaaggcatgtgccaccaccgcccagcctaaaATGTGGTTTATATTCTAAAGGGGAAACCCTGggttggggtgtagctcagtggcagagtgctagCCTCACCTCATACACATAGCACTTTAGTGctaacacaaaataaagaaaagagcagagcatgacacacatacataccatcaTGTCACAAAGAACGTGAGC
Above is a window of Arvicanthis niloticus isolate mArvNil1 chromosome 18, mArvNil1.pat.X, whole genome shotgun sequence DNA encoding:
- the Fsaf1 gene encoding 40S small subunit processome assembly factor 1 yields the protein MAAERDSDSPEPPGSEALLDAVLRTLYDLGETEGETEQKRIRKRREKKRNSEAIADVSAEQLPLPGSPVRGQRKSASSFFKELREELQSAPAAPSEVPATTAVSLSPLKNNSKLVEVVEFQSKSKKRKPKSDEDEPAKNKTKVLEKDVGIQEFNLEKARLEVHRFGITGYGKGKERVLERERAVMLGAKPPKNTYVNYKVLQKQIKEKKTAAEEEERTARETDIFRRKKRKGRAQEDRRSKKSAPSILSSGRAGQVGKFRNGTLILSPTDIKKINSSRVAK